A genomic segment from Acidobacteriota bacterium encodes:
- a CDS encoding SDR family NAD(P)-dependent oxidoreductase, protein MTTKYDDDLDQEAGADQEAAADRAIAIVGMAGRFPKAPDLDAFWSNLRNGVEAMEELTDDELRAAGVDERWLQDPSYVKVASRLDDVDAFDAELFGYTAREAEILDPQQRIFLEQCWHALEDAGIDPARAEGLIGVYAGVAWNTYLLSNLVNHRELFDGAGGFQVFITNDKDFMPTRVAYKLDLKGPAMVVQTSCSTSLVAAHQACLALQSYECDVALAGGVTVRVPQDQGYVYLDGGLASPDGRCRSFDAQAAGTIFGSGVGVVVLKRLEDAVEDGDVIRGVILGSAINNDGSVKVSYTAPSVEGQAWAVANAQAVAGVDARTVQYVEAHGTATSLGDPIEVTALTKVFRESTPDQGFCALGSVKSNLGHLDAAAGVAGLIKTTLALEHREIPPSLHYQTPNPAIDFESSPFFVTDSLKPWPEGVDGPRRAGVSSFGVGGTNAHAVVEEAPPREAGDAEDRGQLLVVSAASAEALERSIENLAEHLAAHPELDAADVAWSLQTGRAVLPHRAAAVLLPEQTAAVLQEPARWLRGVDAEAPRQRPVAFLFSGQGSQHLDMARGLYETEEVFRQALDEVLAALRPHLDRDLAGLVFPPEAERESARELLYRTRYTQPALFAVEHALAQLWRSWGVVPAAVVGHSIGQYAAAVEAGVFSLADAARLVAVRGRLMDELPAGSMVAVPLAEEGLRDRLPAELDLAAVNETERCVVSGPSPAVEAFVEVLRGEGIGARELHTSHAFHSSMMEPILDAFRQEVEKATLNPPELPLVSDQSGTWATPEELTDPAYWARHLRQPVRFAEALSTLLEEPDRFLLEVGPGQTLATLARRHGDRGDRPVAASLPPAREEADAAADQRTVLEALGRLWTAGYEMDWPTIHGDARRLKVRLPLYPFERRRFWIDAGTPPPVRRAPLSKIEDEGQWFLAPAWRPAPRGETDEPREDLPQRWLMVMEEGGAATLETAGEALAAAGCEVLQVRLGGGSGDEVREEPAGVFHLNRASAAGWGELARLLGESDRLPGGILYAPMAVSMAASMEDQATGEDFDQAQARGFFPLLELLRAFGPALSGALSGAQEGVELWLATAGACAVGPAESPRAAAATLQGLARVLPQEAPAVRCRVVDLDPAVAAAEVGESLGREVLMGSGDERIALRAGRRFVPSFEPVLLPEVADLSEASEETSKLRLRPGGRYLVTGGLQGNGYALARRLADLGGHLALLEPVEPEAESEAQRRLEALSAGAGEVRVFPARLDDSEAVAAAVSAAAQWRGGLDGVLHTAGTDGERTFRALRETGAEEAGWHFGPRGHGTLALAAALDGLPAERQPTFVVLLSSLASELGGMAYGAYAAANAFLDAFAQARCRKRGAAGPRWLALGWDVWELEGEERQITALRPELAALAMTPDEGWRAFRRAVEGAGGEPRILVSTGDLEERLADRRRQLESHRGSDGAGGESRPHHPRPALSTPFADPESDLEKRIAAVWQDLLGFEAVGLDDNFFELGGDSFVAIRVADRLQSELGVELPVARLYEGLTVRALAELLGKGAEEERRERAEHLQERRESADRRRAFLQRRRGGRRGDR, encoded by the coding sequence TTGACCACCAAATACGACGACGACCTCGACCAGGAAGCAGGGGCCGACCAGGAGGCAGCGGCCGACCGTGCCATCGCCATCGTCGGCATGGCGGGCCGCTTCCCCAAGGCGCCGGATCTCGACGCCTTCTGGAGCAATCTCCGCAACGGCGTCGAGGCCATGGAGGAGCTCACCGACGACGAGCTCCGGGCCGCCGGCGTGGACGAGCGCTGGCTTCAGGATCCTTCCTACGTCAAGGTCGCCAGCCGGCTGGACGACGTCGACGCCTTCGACGCCGAGCTCTTCGGCTATACCGCCCGGGAGGCGGAGATTCTCGATCCCCAGCAGCGCATCTTCCTCGAGCAGTGCTGGCACGCCCTGGAGGATGCGGGCATCGACCCGGCCCGGGCCGAGGGCCTCATCGGGGTCTATGCCGGAGTCGCCTGGAATACCTATCTCTTGAGCAACCTGGTCAACCATCGGGAGCTCTTCGACGGCGCCGGCGGCTTCCAGGTCTTCATCACCAACGACAAGGACTTCATGCCCACCCGGGTGGCCTACAAGCTCGACCTCAAGGGCCCCGCCATGGTGGTGCAGACCAGCTGCTCGACCTCCCTGGTGGCAGCGCACCAGGCCTGTCTGGCGCTGCAGAGCTATGAATGCGACGTTGCCCTCGCTGGCGGCGTGACGGTGCGGGTGCCCCAGGATCAGGGCTATGTCTACCTGGACGGCGGGCTGGCCTCGCCGGACGGCCGCTGCCGTTCCTTCGACGCCCAGGCGGCGGGCACCATCTTCGGCAGCGGCGTCGGGGTGGTGGTGCTCAAACGCCTCGAGGACGCCGTCGAGGACGGCGATGTCATTCGCGGGGTGATCCTCGGCTCCGCCATCAACAACGACGGCTCGGTGAAGGTCAGCTACACCGCCCCCAGCGTCGAGGGCCAGGCCTGGGCCGTAGCCAACGCCCAGGCGGTGGCGGGGGTCGATGCGCGCACCGTGCAATATGTCGAGGCCCACGGCACCGCCACCAGCCTCGGCGATCCCATCGAGGTCACGGCGCTGACCAAGGTGTTCCGGGAATCGACACCGGATCAAGGCTTCTGCGCCCTGGGCTCGGTGAAGAGCAACCTCGGCCACCTGGACGCCGCCGCCGGCGTCGCCGGGTTGATCAAGACCACCCTCGCCCTGGAGCATCGGGAGATTCCTCCCAGTCTGCACTACCAGACTCCCAATCCGGCCATCGACTTCGAGTCCAGCCCCTTCTTCGTCACCGATTCCCTAAAGCCCTGGCCGGAGGGGGTGGACGGCCCGCGTCGCGCCGGGGTGTCGAGCTTCGGCGTCGGCGGCACCAACGCCCACGCCGTGGTCGAGGAAGCGCCGCCCCGGGAGGCCGGGGACGCCGAGGACCGGGGCCAGCTGCTGGTGGTGTCGGCGGCTAGCGCGGAGGCTTTGGAGCGCAGCATCGAGAACCTCGCCGAACATCTCGCCGCCCATCCCGAGCTCGACGCTGCGGACGTCGCCTGGAGTCTCCAGACCGGCCGGGCGGTGCTGCCCCACCGGGCGGCGGCGGTCTTGCTGCCCGAGCAGACGGCGGCGGTGCTGCAGGAGCCCGCCCGCTGGCTGCGGGGGGTCGATGCGGAGGCGCCCCGCCAGCGGCCGGTGGCGTTCCTCTTCTCCGGTCAGGGCAGCCAGCATCTGGACATGGCCCGAGGCCTCTACGAAACCGAAGAAGTCTTCCGCCAGGCCCTGGACGAGGTTCTTGCGGCGCTCAGGCCCCATCTCGACCGCGATCTGGCGGGGCTCGTCTTCCCTCCGGAAGCGGAACGGGAATCTGCCCGGGAGCTGCTCTACCGCACCCGCTACACTCAGCCGGCGCTCTTCGCCGTCGAGCACGCCCTGGCGCAGCTGTGGCGTAGCTGGGGCGTGGTGCCGGCGGCGGTGGTGGGACACAGCATCGGCCAATACGCTGCGGCGGTGGAGGCCGGGGTCTTCTCCCTGGCGGACGCGGCGCGGCTGGTGGCGGTGCGCGGGCGGCTGATGGACGAGCTGCCGGCGGGCTCCATGGTGGCGGTGCCGCTGGCGGAGGAGGGGCTGCGGGATCGTCTTCCCGCGGAGCTGGATCTGGCGGCGGTGAACGAGACGGAGCGCTGCGTCGTCTCCGGCCCGTCCCCCGCCGTCGAAGCCTTCGTCGAAGTCTTGCGCGGCGAGGGCATCGGCGCGCGGGAGCTGCACACCTCCCACGCCTTCCATTCCTCGATGATGGAGCCCATCCTCGACGCCTTCCGGCAGGAGGTGGAGAAGGCGACGCTGAACCCGCCGGAGCTGCCGTTGGTGTCGGACCAAAGCGGCACTTGGGCGACCCCGGAGGAGCTCACCGATCCCGCCTATTGGGCTCGTCACCTCCGCCAGCCGGTGCGCTTCGCCGAGGCCCTTTCGACGCTGCTGGAGGAGCCGGACCGCTTCCTCCTGGAGGTCGGTCCCGGGCAGACCCTGGCGACCCTGGCGCGGCGTCACGGGGATCGCGGCGACCGGCCGGTGGCGGCGTCGTTGCCGCCGGCCCGGGAGGAGGCGGACGCCGCTGCCGATCAGCGCACGGTGCTCGAAGCCTTGGGGCGGCTGTGGACCGCCGGCTACGAGATGGACTGGCCCACAATCCACGGCGACGCCCGGCGCCTCAAGGTGCGCCTGCCCCTCTATCCCTTCGAACGCCGGCGCTTCTGGATCGACGCCGGCACCCCGCCGCCGGTGCGCCGAGCACCGCTGAGCAAGATCGAGGACGAGGGGCAGTGGTTCCTGGCCCCCGCCTGGCGCCCGGCTCCCCGGGGCGAGACCGACGAGCCGCGGGAAGATCTGCCCCAGCGCTGGTTGATGGTTATGGAGGAAGGGGGCGCCGCCACTCTCGAAACCGCCGGCGAGGCCCTGGCAGCGGCGGGCTGCGAGGTACTCCAGGTTCGCCTCGGTGGAGGCTCCGGCGACGAGGTCCGGGAGGAGCCTGCCGGCGTCTTCCATCTGAACAGGGCCAGCGCCGCCGGCTGGGGCGAGCTGGCGCGGCTGCTGGGCGAGAGCGACCGGCTACCCGGGGGAATCCTCTACGCGCCCATGGCGGTCTCGATGGCGGCCTCGATGGAGGACCAGGCGACGGGTGAGGATTTCGACCAGGCGCAGGCGCGCGGATTCTTCCCGCTCCTCGAGCTGCTGCGGGCCTTCGGGCCTGCTCTCTCCGGCGCTCTTTCCGGGGCCCAGGAGGGCGTGGAGCTGTGGCTCGCCACCGCCGGTGCTTGTGCCGTCGGCCCCGCCGAGTCGCCGCGGGCCGCAGCCGCCACCCTGCAGGGGCTCGCCCGGGTGCTGCCCCAGGAAGCGCCGGCGGTGCGCTGCCGGGTAGTGGATCTCGATCCCGCTGTCGCAGCCGCCGAGGTCGGCGAGAGCCTGGGCCGCGAGGTTCTGATGGGCTCCGGTGACGAACGCATCGCCCTGCGCGCCGGCCGCCGTTTCGTGCCCAGCTTCGAGCCCGTACTGCTACCCGAGGTGGCGGATCTTTCCGAGGCCTCCGAAGAGACTTCGAAGCTCCGGCTGCGCCCCGGCGGGCGCTATCTGGTCACCGGCGGTCTCCAGGGCAACGGCTACGCCCTGGCGCGGCGGCTGGCGGATCTGGGCGGGCATCTGGCGCTCTTGGAACCGGTGGAACCGGAGGCGGAGAGCGAGGCCCAGCGGCGGTTGGAAGCCCTGTCGGCGGGAGCCGGCGAGGTCCGGGTCTTCCCCGCCCGCCTCGACGACAGCGAGGCGGTGGCTGCAGCGGTGAGCGCGGCGGCGCAGTGGCGGGGAGGCCTCGACGGCGTGCTCCACACCGCCGGTACCGACGGCGAGCGCACCTTCCGCGCCCTGCGGGAGACCGGCGCCGAGGAGGCGGGTTGGCATTTCGGCCCCCGCGGTCACGGCACCCTGGCCCTGGCGGCGGCCCTCGACGGCCTGCCCGCGGAGCGGCAGCCCACCTTCGTGGTGCTGCTCTCCTCCCTGGCTTCCGAGCTCGGCGGCATGGCCTACGGCGCCTACGCCGCCGCCAACGCCTTCCTCGACGCCTTCGCCCAGGCCCGATGCCGGAAGCGGGGCGCCGCCGGCCCCCGCTGGCTGGCCCTCGGCTGGGACGTCTGGGAGCTCGAAGGGGAGGAGCGCCAGATCACCGCCCTGCGTCCGGAGCTGGCGGCCCTGGCCATGACCCCGGACGAAGGCTGGCGCGCCTTCCGCAGAGCGGTGGAGGGAGCCGGCGGCGAGCCGCGCATTCTGGTCTCCACCGGCGACCTGGAGGAGCGCCTGGCGGACCGCCGGCGGCAGCTGGAGAGCCATCGGGGCTCCGACGGTGCCGGCGGCGAAAGCCGGCCCCACCATCCTCGGCCCGCCCTCTCCACCCCCTTCGCCGACCCCGAAAGCGACTTGGAGAAGCGCATCGCTGCAGTGTGGCAGGACCTCTTGGGCTTCGAGGCGGTGGGCCTGGACGACAACTTCTTCGAGCTCGGTGGCGACAGCTTCGTCGCCATTCGGGTGGCGGACCGGCTGCAGTCGGAGCTCGGCGTCGAGCTGCCCGTGGCCCGGCTCTACGAGGGCCTGACGGTGCGCGCCCTGGCCGAGCTCTTGGGCAAGGGGGCGGAGGAGGAGCGCCGGGAGCGGGCGGAGCACCTTCAGGAGCGCCGCGAGAGCGCCGACCGCCGCAGGGCATTCCTCCAGCGACGCCGCGGTGGCCGCCGCGGGGATCGGTGA